A single genomic interval of Mustela nigripes isolate SB6536 chromosome 7, MUSNIG.SB6536, whole genome shotgun sequence harbors:
- the MC3R gene encoding melanocortin receptor 3 translates to MNASCCLLSAQPTLPNSSEQLAAPSLSNQSSSGFCEQVFIKPEVFLALGIVSLLENILVILAVVRNSNLHSPMYFFLCSLAVADMLVSVSNALETVMIAIINSNYLTFEDRFIQHMDNVFDSLICISLVASICNLLAIAVDRYVTIFYALRYHSIMTVRKALAWIAAIWACCGVCGVAFIVYSESKMVIVCLITMFFAMLLLMGSLYVHMFLFARLHARRIAALPPANGAAPQQHSCMKGAVTITILLGVFIFCWAPFFLHLILIITCPTNPYCVCYAAHFNTYLVLIMCNSIIDPLIYAFRSLELRNTFREILCSCDAMNLG, encoded by the coding sequence ATGAACGCTTCGTGCTGCCTGCTGTCTGCTCAGCCAACCCTGCCCAACAGCTCAGAGCAGCTCGCCGCCCCCTCCCTCAGCAACCAGAGCAGCAGCGGGTTCTGTGAGCAGGTCTTCATCAAGCCCGAAGTCTTCCTGGCGCTGGGCATTGTCAGCCTGCTGGAGAACATCCTGGTCATCCTGGCCGTGGTCAGGAACAGCAACCTGCACTcgcccatgtacttcttcctctgcaGCCTGGCAGTGGCCGACATGCTGGTGAGCGTGTCCAACGCCCTGGAGACCGTCATGATCGCCATCATCAACAGCAACTACCTGACCTTCGAGGACCGGTTCATCCAGCACATGGACAACGTCTTCGACTCCCTGATCTGCATCTCCCTGGTGGCCTCCATCTGCAACCTTCTGGCCATCGCCGTGGACCGGTACGTCACCATCTTCTACGCGCTGCGCTACCACAGCATCATGACCGTGCGGAAGGCACTAGCCTGGATCGCAGCCATCTGGGCATGCTGCGGTGTGTGCGGCGTGGCGTTCATCGTCTACTCCGAGAGCAAGATGGTCATCGTGTGCCTCATCACCATGTTCTTCGCCATGCTGCTCCTCATGGGCTCGCTCTACGTGCACATGTTCCTCTTCGCCCGGCTGCACGCCCGGCGCATCGCAGCGCTGCCCCCGGCCAACGGGGCAGCCCCGCAGCAGCACTCGTGCATGAAGGGGGCTGTCACCATCACCATCCTGCTGGGGGTGTTCATCTTCTGCTGGgcccccttcttcctccacctCATCCTCATCATCACCTGCCCCACCAACCCGTACTGCGTCTGCTACGCCGCCCACTTCAACACCTACCTGGTCCTCATCATGTGTAACTCCATCATCGACCCGCTCATCTATGCCTTCCGGAGCCTGGAGCTTCGGAACACGTTCAGGGAGATCCTCTGCAGCTGCGACGCCATGAACCTGGGCTAG